A stretch of DNA from Bacillota bacterium:
ACTGCCCTAGGGTAATTAAAGTTATTATTTTTGAAAACGTAGACGGCAGAAGTGTTAAAATAGATGGATTTGCCGCATTTGTTTTAGAAACCACGAATGAATTTGGTGAGGTCATCGGAAGTTATTCTAAAATGGTGCTGCATTCTAGCGAATACGACAATAATGATACTGACTTTGGAATAACCAGTCTTAATCTTATAGGATAAACTTAGGAGTAGATGTCGTGAAAAAGATTTATCTTTTTGCAACAATATTTGCAATACTTACAGGTCTTGCCGTTTATAACTTTGCTTCTAAGCTTGAAAAGCACACGGCTGACGGTGAAATAACAGCAGTAGCCGCTGCAAAGGACATACCTGAAAATACCCAGATAACATCCGACATGCTTAAATTAGTTCCCATTCAAAAAGAAGCCGCCGGAAAAGCAGCTGTCGATATTTCAAAGGTTACCGGTAAAATAACCCGATACCCCCTTGTCTCCGGTGAATACATCATACCTGATAAACTAGGCGATAAGACAGGCGGCTCGAACTCGCAGCTCTCCTATACGCTTGAGCAGGGTCAAAGAGCTATCTCACTTGGGGTTGATGATATCACAGGCATATCAGGATATATTAAAAAGGGAGATCATGTTGACGTTCTTGCTTCCTATTTAAAGAACAGCATACAAACAACTGCTATCCTTGTCCAAAATGCTAAAGTAATCGCTCTCAGCACAGCAAATGCAGAAGAAGGCACAAAAGGCTACAAATCTGTAACTTTAGCTGTTTCAACATCTGACTCACTTAAAATTGATTACGCACTTACATATGGAAAAATAATGCTTGTTCTCCGAGCGCCGCTTGACAGCAGCAACGTTTCGGAAACGACATTTACGCCTTAATCTCTAAGGAGAAACTATGGAAAAGCTCAAACTTGTTATAATTGGCGACGATGAAAATAGACGCTCTTTACTCCGGTCGGTTCTTTCCAGTGATCAAAGCGGAGTTACAGGCACTTTCGAAACAAATCAAATTCAAAAAGCTGTCGCTCTCCGCCCTGATGCCGTTATCTTTCTTTCTGACGAAGGAGTTTTCAGCACAGCAGGTAAGATATCAGAAAGTCTAGCAGGATGTCCAATGCTCCTAGCCGCGGAAGAAGTAGATGCTAATCTCATGAGTATGGCGATGCGTTCAGGCATGCGCGGAGTATTCGCAGTAAGCGACAAAACTGAAAACATATTAAGAATTATTATTCCCGCAGTTGAAGCCGAACGTTCAAGAATGAAAAGCACCAGCAGCCAACGTTACACCCGCGGAACTGTTGTAACTGTTTTTTCTGGGAAAGGCGGCGTCGGAAAAACAACAATAGCAGTAAACATAGCCACAGCTCTTGCAAGGATGGGCAAGCGAGTTGCCATTTTAGATGCCGACCTTCAGTTCGGAGATGTAGGACTTATGCTTGACATGGAGCCTAAAGACACAATCGCTGAACTGGTTCAGGAACAGGGTTC
This window harbors:
- a CDS encoding AAA family ATPase, producing MEKLKLVIIGDDENRRSLLRSVLSSDQSGVTGTFETNQIQKAVALRPDAVIFLSDEGVFSTAGKISESLAGCPMLLAAEEVDANLMSMAMRSGMRGVFAVSDKTENILRIIIPAVEAERSRMKSTSSQRYTRGTVVTVFSGKGGVGKTTIAVNIATALARMGKRVAILDADLQFGDVGLMLDMEPKDTIAELVQEQGSLDVDTVKSFCLLHHSGINVLCAPKSPECADYITAHHIETIIGIMRTAFDFIIIDTPPSFNDTTLAAIECSDRILLVAGVDISTLKNARSCVGTFASLQQRDKLRIVINCEQPSMITVKDVEQMLDMPIFARIKSDNRTALDCLNRGTPVVCALPHSKLAKEFSALAVKLTTEEA
- the cpaB gene encoding Flp pilus assembly protein CpaB, giving the protein MKKIYLFATIFAILTGLAVYNFASKLEKHTADGEITAVAAAKDIPENTQITSDMLKLVPIQKEAAGKAAVDISKVTGKITRYPLVSGEYIIPDKLGDKTGGSNSQLSYTLEQGQRAISLGVDDITGISGYIKKGDHVDVLASYLKNSIQTTAILVQNAKVIALSTANAEEGTKGYKSVTLAVSTSDSLKIDYALTYGKIMLVLRAPLDSSNVSETTFTP